The proteins below come from a single Deltaproteobacteria bacterium genomic window:
- a CDS encoding transposase — MGRNRRCFVNNTCLEVSFRAEEGLPLIAAAYMRVILKGIIAKAFELYDITVCHMLVMSNHVHGILVVEDPECVKDFVGYIKRESAHAINRLLGRRKRTIWCEGYAGTVILDAEKAIERIVYLYTNPQEAGLVEKIEDYPNLSTWEYFVSGGGELRARRIPRHSISPLPSKDLSLAEQQQYACELEEQGEEESVMFIDPDAWMRCFPELGESDCESVNRTIVERIRAKELAFSRNRAKPVFGAHALRIERMNKPHVP, encoded by the coding sequence ATGGGAAGAAATCGTAGATGTTTTGTTAATAACACTTGCCTGGAAGTAAGCTTTAGAGCGGAGGAAGGCTTGCCGTTAATTGCAGCGGCGTATATGCGCGTGATTCTTAAAGGAATCATTGCTAAGGCTTTTGAGCTCTACGACATAACCGTATGCCACATGCTAGTTATGTCTAACCATGTCCATGGGATTTTGGTAGTGGAGGATCCTGAATGTGTTAAAGACTTTGTTGGGTATATTAAGCGGGAATCGGCCCATGCGATTAATCGCTTACTTGGCAGGAGAAAGCGGACTATTTGGTGTGAGGGATATGCTGGCACAGTTATCTTGGATGCGGAGAAAGCTATTGAGCGGATAGTGTATTTGTATACCAATCCGCAGGAGGCTGGATTGGTGGAAAAGATTGAGGATTATCCGAATTTATCAACCTGGGAGTATTTCGTTTCTGGTGGCGGAGAGTTAAGGGCTAGGAGAATTCCTCGTCATTCCATATCGCCGCTTCCTTCTAAGGATCTTTCACTTGCAGAGCAGCAGCAATATGCATGTGAACTAGAAGAGCAGGGCGAGGAAGAAAGTGTAATGTTTATAGACCCGGATGCGTGGATGCGCTGTTTCCCGGAGCTAGGTGAATCCGATTGCGAGTCCGTAAATCGCACGATAGTAGAGCGCATAAGAGCAAAAGAGCTTGCCTTTTCGAGAAATCGAGCAAAGCCTGTTTTTGGAGCACATGCCTTGCGCATTGAAAGGATGAATAAGCCTCACGTTCC
- a CDS encoding Fic family protein, protein MRRDLQGKYVVISTTGETVRAFVPSPLPPRPAINWTPQLQKKFDEALLALGRLDSVSALLGDTSLFLYIYIRKEAVLSSMIEGTQSSLADLLLFELDEIPGVPIDDVSEVSNYVAALNRGLEFLEQGLPLSLRLFCEIHKVLLARGRGSHQLPGEFRRSQNWIGGTRPGNAAFVPPPAKNVLECMGKLELFLHDTAQVTPVLLKAALFHVQFETIHPFLDGNGRLGRLLITLLLCAEKVLRKPMLYLSLYFKTHRQYYYELLNNVRLTGDWEAWLDFFADAVIVTANQAIETAGQLFDMSKMDRNKINTIGRAATSTLAVHHALMKHPIITPRALAKKTGISPATVNKALINLQRLGIVNELTTQKRNRIFSYARYLEIINRGTELPSS, encoded by the coding sequence ATGAGAAGAGATCTGCAGGGAAAATATGTGGTTATCTCGACGACAGGTGAAACTGTTCGAGCTTTTGTGCCTTCACCACTTCCCCCACGACCAGCAATAAACTGGACGCCTCAGTTGCAAAAAAAATTCGACGAGGCACTTCTTGCGTTAGGGCGCTTGGATAGCGTGTCGGCCTTACTGGGCGATACTTCGCTATTTCTTTACATCTATATTCGCAAAGAGGCCGTGCTTTCCTCGATGATTGAGGGAACGCAGTCTTCGCTTGCCGATCTACTGTTGTTTGAGTTGGACGAAATACCAGGTGTCCCTATTGATGATGTCTCGGAGGTTAGTAACTATGTAGCAGCCCTAAACCGAGGCTTAGAATTTCTAGAACAAGGGCTACCGCTTTCGTTAAGACTGTTTTGTGAGATTCATAAAGTGCTTTTAGCTAGAGGTCGAGGCAGTCACCAATTGCCAGGAGAATTTAGACGCAGTCAAAACTGGATTGGCGGCACACGACCCGGTAACGCCGCCTTCGTGCCGCCGCCCGCAAAGAATGTGCTAGAATGCATGGGCAAGTTAGAGCTGTTTTTACATGACACAGCACAAGTAACGCCGGTGTTACTTAAGGCAGCACTGTTTCACGTGCAGTTTGAGACAATTCACCCATTTCTCGATGGCAACGGACGTCTGGGTCGACTGCTGATTACATTGCTATTGTGTGCAGAGAAAGTGCTAAGAAAGCCAATGCTTTACCTGAGCCTTTATTTTAAAACACACCGCCAGTATTACTATGAGCTTTTAAACAACGTGCGTTTGACTGGCGACTGGGAGGCTTGGCTCGATTTTTTTGCCGATGCAGTTATCGTCACCGCAAACCAAGCGATTGAGACGGCCGGGCAACTTTTTGATATGTCAAAAATGGATCGAAATAAGATCAACACCATCGGCCGCGCTGCGACATCGACTTTAGCAGTGCACCATGCGCTGATGAAGCATCCCATCATAACTCCGCGTGCTTTGGCGAAAAAAACAGGCATCTCCCCTGCTACCGTAAACAAGGCTCTAATTAATCTCCAAAGGCTTGGTATCGTTAATGAACTTACCACCCAAAAGCGCAACCGCATTTTTAGTTACGCCCGATATCTAGAAATAATAAATCGCGGCACCGAATTGCCAAGTAGTTAG
- the gcvP gene encoding aminomethyl-transferring glycine dehydrogenase produces the protein MKSLSNLVSDQSTSFVRNHVGPDDGQVQSMLSELGVSSIDELVDKTVPSGIRAKEPLNLRPAASEFAVLGELREKAKKNICSRSFIGMGYYESISIPVVQRNILENPGWYTQYTPYQAEISQGRMEALINFQTMIADLTGMELANASLLDEATAAAEAMTFCHRIKGSDTKNAFFVSTNVHRHVIDVVKTRAKPLGIDVVVGDDRKTELSQRLFGALIQYPGTHGEVRDWSGFCASLHVHNALVVVAADLLSLAILKAPGTWGADVVIGSSQRFGLPLGFGGPHAGYFATKLEYQRQVPGRIIGVSKDAAGNKAFRLALQTREQHIRREKATSNICTSQVLLAVMASMYAVYHGPEGLRSIAERIHLLTSLLAAGLRKFGLSLGESGQFFDTLQVMVQSSSQRDQIIKQGRIAKMNFRIFESDSIGVSLNETTTLSDVQEILEVLAGSKFSQEDFNRLKESASSDLDVQVRRDTPYLTNEVFNSYHSETELLRYIKRLENKDLSLTTSMIPLGSCTMKLNATSEMFPVTWPEFANLHPFAPVAQTQGSLELVAELEQMLAEVTGLAAVSLQPNAGSQGEYSGLLVIRAYHQHRGEGKRDICLIPQSAHGTNPATAALAGLEVVVVRCDSAGNVDVADLRAKAEEYRDRLACLMITYPSTHGVFEDRIIEIVEAIHDCGGQVYMDGANMNAQVGLCRPGDFGVDVCHLNLHKTFAIPHGGGGPGVGPIAVGRHLREFLPGHFASDCGGKLSIGSVSQAPYGSAGIFPISWAYIRMMGPESLRRASQVAILNANYIAHRLEKYFPVLYRGKQGFVAHECILDLRGFKRAIGIEAADVAKRLMDYGFHAPTVSFPVVETLMVEPTESESKEELDRFCDAMILIRQELKDIEDGKVDKQNNAIKNAPHTAQMLAVEEWNYPYSREQAVYPAPWLKVHKYWPAVRRVDNVYGDRHLCCVVE, from the coding sequence ATGAAGTCTCTAAGTAATCTCGTTTCGGATCAGTCAACTTCGTTCGTTCGCAATCACGTTGGGCCGGATGATGGGCAAGTTCAGAGCATGTTATCGGAGCTTGGCGTATCGTCGATTGACGAGTTAGTGGATAAGACCGTGCCAAGTGGTATTCGGGCAAAAGAGCCGCTAAATCTGAGGCCAGCGGCTAGCGAGTTTGCAGTGCTTGGAGAACTGCGCGAAAAGGCAAAAAAGAATATTTGCAGCCGATCTTTTATCGGAATGGGGTACTATGAAAGCATAAGTATTCCAGTCGTGCAGCGCAATATTTTGGAGAATCCTGGGTGGTATACACAATACACGCCTTATCAAGCAGAGATATCTCAAGGTCGCATGGAGGCGCTGATAAATTTCCAAACCATGATAGCTGATTTGACGGGAATGGAGCTTGCAAATGCATCCTTGTTAGATGAGGCCACGGCTGCTGCGGAGGCTATGACTTTTTGCCATCGCATTAAGGGTAGCGATACAAAGAATGCTTTTTTTGTGTCTACTAACGTGCATCGGCACGTCATTGACGTAGTTAAGACGCGCGCTAAACCTTTAGGGATCGACGTCGTTGTCGGAGATGATAGGAAAACAGAACTTTCGCAGCGTTTATTTGGTGCCTTAATTCAGTATCCAGGAACGCACGGCGAGGTCAGGGATTGGAGTGGTTTCTGTGCTAGTCTGCATGTCCATAATGCTCTGGTTGTAGTTGCCGCGGATCTACTTAGTTTAGCTATTCTAAAAGCTCCTGGGACTTGGGGAGCGGATGTAGTTATCGGTAGCTCGCAGCGGTTTGGCCTTCCGCTTGGATTTGGCGGGCCACATGCTGGGTATTTTGCGACGAAGTTAGAATACCAGAGACAGGTTCCGGGGCGAATTATCGGCGTATCGAAGGATGCAGCTGGCAACAAGGCCTTTCGCTTAGCTCTACAGACCCGCGAGCAACACATTAGGCGAGAGAAGGCTACTAGTAATATATGCACCTCTCAGGTTTTACTTGCAGTGATGGCGTCGATGTATGCCGTTTATCACGGCCCAGAGGGATTAAGAAGTATTGCGGAGCGAATTCATCTTCTCACCTCGTTGCTTGCAGCGGGACTTCGCAAATTTGGTTTGTCTTTAGGCGAGAGTGGTCAGTTTTTCGATACTTTGCAGGTCATGGTTCAATCCTCTAGTCAGAGAGATCAGATTATAAAGCAGGGTCGCATCGCCAAGATGAACTTTCGCATCTTTGAGAGCGATAGTATCGGTGTATCTCTTAACGAGACGACCACTTTGTCTGATGTGCAGGAGATTTTAGAAGTTCTTGCTGGAAGCAAATTTTCGCAGGAAGATTTTAACAGGCTAAAGGAGTCGGCAAGTAGCGATTTGGACGTTCAAGTGAGGCGCGACACGCCTTATCTTACTAACGAAGTCTTCAATAGTTATCATTCAGAAACCGAACTGCTGCGCTATATAAAGCGGCTAGAAAACAAGGACTTGTCGCTTACTACGTCTATGATTCCACTGGGTTCATGTACGATGAAGCTAAATGCTACATCAGAAATGTTTCCCGTTACCTGGCCCGAGTTTGCGAATCTCCATCCATTTGCGCCCGTAGCGCAGACTCAGGGATCGCTAGAACTAGTTGCTGAACTAGAGCAGATGTTGGCCGAAGTTACGGGATTAGCCGCGGTCTCTTTGCAGCCGAATGCCGGTTCTCAGGGCGAGTATTCGGGATTGCTAGTAATTCGCGCCTATCACCAACATCGTGGCGAGGGGAAACGAGACATTTGTCTAATTCCGCAATCGGCGCATGGAACGAATCCAGCGACTGCAGCTCTTGCTGGGCTTGAGGTAGTTGTCGTTCGCTGTGACAGCGCAGGGAACGTAGATGTTGCGGATTTGAGGGCGAAGGCCGAGGAATATAGGGATAGGCTTGCTTGTTTGATGATCACCTATCCGTCTACTCATGGGGTTTTTGAGGATAGAATTATTGAGATTGTCGAAGCCATTCATGATTGCGGTGGTCAAGTATATATGGATGGAGCCAACATGAATGCGCAAGTTGGTTTGTGTCGTCCTGGTGACTTTGGTGTAGACGTTTGCCACTTAAATCTTCACAAAACTTTCGCCATTCCCCATGGAGGAGGAGGGCCTGGAGTTGGCCCGATTGCAGTAGGAAGGCATTTGCGGGAGTTCTTGCCAGGGCATTTTGCTAGCGATTGTGGGGGCAAGTTGTCGATTGGTTCCGTATCGCAGGCGCCTTATGGGTCCGCAGGTATATTCCCAATTTCGTGGGCATATATTCGCATGATGGGACCCGAATCGTTACGGCGTGCGTCTCAGGTGGCAATTTTAAATGCGAATTATATTGCTCACAGGCTTGAGAAATATTTTCCAGTGCTTTATCGCGGCAAGCAAGGTTTTGTGGCGCATGAGTGCATTTTGGATCTGCGTGGGTTTAAGAGGGCGATTGGGATTGAGGCGGCTGATGTTGCCAAGCGGCTGATGGATTATGGCTTCCACGCGCCAACGGTTTCCTTCCCCGTGGTTGAGACTTTAATGGTTGAACCTACCGAGAGTGAATCAAAGGAGGAGCTCGACAGATTTTGCGATGCGATGATTCTTATTAGACAAGAATTAAAAGATATAGAAGACGGCAAGGTCGATAAGCAGAATAACGCAATAAAAAATGCCCCGCATACGGCCCAGATGTTAGCAGTTGAGGAATGGAACTATCCCTACAGTCGCGAGCAAGCGGTTTATCCAGCACCTTGGCTAAAGGTGCACAAGTACTGGCCAGCAGTGCGTCGAGTGGATAATGTTTATGGGGATAGGCACTTATGTTGCGTAGTGGAGTAG
- the gcvH gene encoding glycine cleavage system protein GcvH, with the protein MGLPAELKYTSEHEWMRVDAGKVVVGITDYAQQELGDVVFVELPEVGTKVTKGQSFGTVESVKAVSDIYSPVDGKVVEVNAAVVDKPELINTAAFSEGWMIVIEPVDIGQIEGHMGADEYKAYLDEVSK; encoded by the coding sequence ATGGGTCTACCAGCTGAACTTAAGTACACATCCGAGCATGAATGGATGAGAGTTGATGCGGGAAAGGTCGTAGTTGGGATTACTGATTATGCTCAGCAGGAACTGGGCGATGTCGTTTTTGTCGAGCTTCCGGAAGTTGGAACAAAGGTAACAAAAGGGCAGTCATTTGGGACTGTGGAGTCGGTTAAGGCAGTTAGCGATATATATTCTCCGGTCGATGGAAAAGTTGTTGAGGTAAATGCAGCAGTTGTTGATAAACCTGAACTAATTAACACGGCGGCGTTTAGCGAAGGCTGGATGATAGTTATTGAGCCAGTTGATATTGGGCAGATTGAAGGGCATATGGGTGCCGATGAGTATAAGGCGTATTTAGATGAAGTCTCTAAGTAA
- the gcvT gene encoding glycine cleavage system aminomethyltransferase GcvT: MSLLSEIPTLSRTPLYPCHQELHAKFTSFGGWEMPVQYSGVTEEHLAVRNEVGLFDVSHMGEIIVDGPKALAFLQRVTSNNVEVLKIGRAQYSLLLNTTGGVVDDIIIYRLAPESYLLCVNASNTNKDYLWLSNHNDENAKIENRSNEFSQVAIQGPRAEEVLCNALGVHDNLLSATNLTSFSVTEYVPSGGRLNGVKLVIARTGYTGEDGFEIFCLNHAGPMLWRLLIDVGKPYGLKPVGLAARDTLRLEACYPLHGHELRDDVSALQSGVGKYIKFDKPAFIGKDALLRLKEGGISRKLVGVEVTGRGIVREGVSLFSGKEVGVVTSGTKTPSISKPVGLAFVDVDRCEVGTELEADIRGKRVSVVVCKIPFYVRAKKYGSTS; this comes from the coding sequence ATGAGTTTGTTATCTGAAATTCCAACGCTATCGCGCACACCGCTTTATCCCTGTCATCAGGAACTACATGCAAAGTTTACAAGTTTTGGTGGCTGGGAGATGCCGGTGCAATACAGTGGTGTAACGGAAGAGCATTTGGCAGTTCGCAATGAAGTTGGGCTCTTTGACGTAAGTCACATGGGAGAAATTATCGTCGATGGCCCAAAGGCGCTTGCCTTCTTGCAGCGCGTTACTAGCAATAATGTAGAGGTATTGAAAATAGGGCGAGCGCAATATTCGTTGCTGCTAAATACGACTGGTGGCGTGGTCGATGACATTATCATATATCGCCTTGCGCCCGAGTCCTATTTGCTTTGTGTAAATGCCTCTAACACTAATAAGGATTACCTCTGGCTAAGTAATCACAATGACGAAAACGCTAAGATCGAGAACAGATCTAACGAGTTTTCGCAGGTGGCCATTCAAGGTCCTAGGGCAGAAGAGGTATTATGCAATGCTCTTGGAGTGCATGACAATTTATTATCGGCTACAAACTTGACTTCGTTTAGCGTGACAGAGTACGTGCCATCAGGAGGCCGCTTAAATGGCGTTAAGCTGGTTATCGCTAGGACGGGATATACTGGCGAGGATGGCTTTGAGATATTTTGTCTTAACCATGCAGGTCCAATGTTGTGGCGATTGCTAATAGATGTTGGCAAGCCTTACGGCTTGAAGCCGGTTGGCCTAGCTGCGCGGGATACTTTGAGGTTGGAGGCCTGTTATCCATTGCATGGGCACGAGTTGCGGGATGACGTGAGCGCGTTACAGTCGGGCGTGGGAAAATATATAAAGTTTGATAAGCCCGCTTTTATCGGCAAGGACGCATTGCTGAGACTGAAGGAAGGCGGAATTTCACGAAAATTGGTTGGCGTGGAAGTCACTGGCCGCGGAATTGTGCGCGAGGGCGTAAGTCTTTTTTCTGGCAAGGAAGTTGGCGTAGTGACTAGTGGAACGAAGACGCCGAGTATTAGCAAGCCCGTAGGGCTTGCGTTTGTAGATGTAGATAGGTGCGAAGTTGGCACTGAGTTAGAGGCGGATATACGGGGAAAACGAGTTAGTGTAGTAGTGTGTAAGATTCCTTTTTATGTAAGGGCAAAAAAATATGGGTCTACCAGCTGA
- a CDS encoding bifunctional 5,10-methylenetetrahydrofolate dehydrogenase/5,10-methenyltetrahydrofolate cyclohydrolase: MAALVISGKELAQDVLGRLKSEVASLTVALGRKPHLAVVLVGEDPASRVYVKTKTAKALSIGMETTDVVIPGSITNESLQAKLAGLSAERNLDGILLQLPLPNGIDELAALRCIDPSLDVDGLHPLNQGLLLRTRNHGDEKREGFKPCTPLGVMALIDRAREELGLSKSLDGLKATVVGRSVLVGKPVAMMLVDRNCTVSLCHSKTLELDKECRQADILVAAVGRPKMIKSSWIKPHSIVIDVGINRTAEGELVGDVDFIEASEVAQAITPVPGGVGPMTIAMLLANTVESARRKV; this comes from the coding sequence ATGGCTGCCTTAGTAATTAGTGGCAAGGAATTGGCTCAGGACGTGCTCGGGCGCCTCAAGTCTGAGGTCGCAAGTTTAACGGTTGCTTTGGGTAGAAAACCACATCTAGCAGTGGTGCTAGTCGGAGAGGATCCGGCTTCAAGAGTTTATGTAAAAACCAAAACTGCTAAAGCTTTAAGTATTGGGATGGAGACAACTGACGTAGTAATACCTGGAAGTATTACCAATGAAAGTTTACAGGCTAAACTTGCCGGACTTAGCGCCGAACGCAATCTCGATGGAATTTTGCTACAGTTACCACTGCCGAATGGGATAGATGAGCTAGCTGCGCTGCGCTGCATAGATCCTAGCTTAGACGTCGATGGCTTGCATCCGCTAAACCAGGGGCTTTTATTGCGCACTAGAAATCATGGCGACGAAAAGCGAGAGGGCTTTAAGCCCTGTACGCCTCTTGGCGTTATGGCTCTTATAGATCGCGCTCGCGAGGAGCTCGGATTATCTAAAAGTTTAGATGGCTTAAAAGCGACTGTCGTTGGCCGCTCAGTGCTGGTGGGTAAGCCCGTTGCAATGATGTTAGTAGACAGGAACTGCACAGTTTCCTTGTGCCATTCAAAAACTCTGGAGCTCGACAAAGAATGCCGCCAGGCAGATATTTTAGTCGCGGCGGTTGGAAGGCCAAAAATGATTAAGAGTAGCTGGATTAAGCCGCATTCAATAGTTATCGATGTTGGCATCAACAGAACCGCAGAAGGTGAGCTCGTTGGTGATGTGGATTTTATTGAAGCGAGCGAAGTTGCTCAGGCTATAACTCCAGTCCCGGGAGGAGTTGGGCCCATGACCATTGCAATGCTTTTAGCAAATACTGTAGAGTCAGCTCGTAGGAAGGTTTAA
- the ald gene encoding alanine dehydrogenase encodes MIIGIPKERKPDERRVALIPDGARVLTNLGHRVLLETQAGALSGFSDDDFKAAGAEIVPDLKSVWGQCELLVKVKEPSPDEIGFFRPGLAVFCFLHLAVAPELTKAMVEQKVTGLDYDLVTLDDGRLPILEPMSVIAGKLSIQCGAYALQANCGGRGVLLGGAVGVQPGKIVVVGAGAAGSNAARVALGIGAEVSILDINPQKLQPFAERIPPTKTLFSTPDTLRREIAEADLVIGSVLVPGALAPKLLTREMLTTMKKGSVIVDICIDQGGFAESSRPTTISNPTFVEDDVVHYCVTNMPALVPRTSTIALTNSTLLWIQRIAGLGITGAVRKSPPLRRSLTSYKGNLTNAVIGRDLNMKFLTEHEVNELLID; translated from the coding sequence ATGATTATAGGAATTCCAAAAGAGCGAAAACCAGACGAGAGAAGAGTTGCGCTCATCCCCGATGGTGCGCGGGTATTAACCAATCTGGGCCATCGAGTCCTTCTCGAAACCCAAGCTGGGGCATTAAGTGGGTTTTCAGACGATGATTTTAAGGCTGCCGGCGCTGAAATCGTGCCGGATCTCAAGTCAGTTTGGGGTCAGTGCGAGCTGCTAGTTAAGGTAAAAGAGCCTTCTCCCGATGAGATTGGTTTTTTTAGGCCTGGATTGGCGGTTTTTTGTTTCTTGCATCTTGCTGTTGCACCGGAACTCACAAAAGCAATGGTAGAACAGAAAGTTACAGGCTTAGATTACGATTTAGTGACACTTGATGACGGCCGGTTACCGATCTTAGAACCAATGAGCGTCATAGCGGGAAAACTTTCCATACAATGTGGCGCATACGCATTGCAGGCTAACTGCGGAGGACGTGGCGTACTGCTTGGTGGTGCCGTGGGAGTTCAACCTGGGAAAATAGTAGTTGTCGGTGCGGGTGCTGCCGGAAGCAATGCAGCTAGAGTGGCCTTAGGAATTGGAGCCGAGGTTTCCATCTTGGATATTAACCCCCAAAAACTTCAACCGTTTGCTGAACGAATTCCTCCAACGAAAACTCTCTTTTCTACGCCGGATACCCTTAGACGAGAAATAGCGGAGGCCGATCTGGTAATTGGGTCCGTGCTCGTTCCGGGGGCTTTGGCGCCTAAACTTCTCACGCGTGAAATGCTTACGACAATGAAAAAGGGCTCGGTAATAGTGGACATTTGCATAGACCAAGGTGGTTTTGCGGAGTCTAGTAGGCCCACTACTATTTCTAATCCAACATTTGTCGAAGACGATGTGGTGCATTATTGCGTGACTAACATGCCGGCACTTGTGCCACGAACTTCTACCATCGCACTAACTAACTCTACATTATTGTGGATACAGCGAATTGCTGGCCTTGGAATTACGGGTGCCGTTAGAAAATCTCCACCACTTCGCCGTTCGCTAACGAGCTACAAAGGAAATTTAACTAATGCAGTTATTGGACGAGATTTAAACATGAAGTTCTTAACAGAACACGAGGTAAACGAACTCTTAATCGACTAA
- a CDS encoding cell division topological specificity factor MinE: protein MVLVQDRAGLTPQAMDLFKKDLLEVITKYFVLEREQLEVNWERDTNSTALIINTPVIGRSMKAKAVAAS from the coding sequence ATGGTGCTTGTTCAGGATCGTGCCGGACTTACTCCTCAGGCAATGGATCTATTTAAAAAGGATCTGTTGGAGGTGATTACTAAGTATTTTGTCTTAGAGCGAGAGCAGCTAGAAGTAAACTGGGAGCGCGATACAAATAGTACCGCCTTAATAATCAACACGCCAGTTATCGGCAGATCGATGAAAGCGAAGGCCGTGGCCGCTAGTTAA
- the minD gene encoding septum site-determining protein MinD, protein MSGKAIVITSGKGGVGKTTTTANLGAALALKGKRVLVIDADIGLRNLDVIMGLENRIVFTIVDVAKGVCKPQQAIIKSKKSNNLFLLPASQTDEKDVLTEREFANVVNKLKSEFNFILIDSPAGIERGFRNACAGADSAIIVTTPDVAAIRDADRVIGLLSAQNIDARLLINRVDKDMVRKGDMLSPQDVIDILGIEQIGMIDRDNAIIVSANTGEPVVYNTKISAAGRAYMRVAERLTGSPDVPQEDLNIGLGLWAKLGKRLRAA, encoded by the coding sequence ATGTCAGGTAAGGCAATTGTAATCACATCAGGAAAGGGTGGCGTTGGAAAGACGACTACGACTGCGAACTTAGGTGCGGCACTTGCACTTAAGGGCAAGAGAGTATTGGTAATTGATGCTGATATTGGGCTTCGCAATCTCGATGTCATTATGGGATTGGAGAATCGCATAGTTTTTACCATAGTCGACGTAGCTAAAGGTGTTTGTAAGCCGCAGCAGGCCATAATAAAGTCCAAGAAGTCGAACAATTTGTTTTTGTTGCCAGCATCTCAGACGGATGAAAAGGATGTGTTGACTGAGCGCGAGTTTGCAAATGTTGTAAATAAGCTAAAGTCCGAATTTAATTTTATCCTTATAGACTCTCCTGCTGGCATAGAGCGAGGTTTCCGCAATGCCTGTGCTGGGGCTGATTCGGCGATTATCGTTACAACTCCAGACGTCGCGGCGATTCGCGACGCAGATCGTGTTATCGGATTGTTGTCGGCGCAAAATATCGATGCGCGGTTGTTGATTAATAGAGTTGACAAAGACATGGTGCGCAAGGGAGATATGTTGTCTCCGCAGGATGTCATTGACATTTTAGGGATAGAACAAATTGGCATGATAGACCGCGACAATGCCATAATTGTTTCTGCCAATACTGGCGAGCCAGTAGTTTATAATACAAAGATTTCGGCGGCCGGCCGTGCGTATATGAGAGTGGCAGAGCGATTGACAGGTAGTCCGGATGTCCCACAGGAAGACCTCAATATCGGCTTGGGGCTTTGGGCAAAGTTAGGAAAGCGCCTCAGAGCAGCGTAA
- a CDS encoding septum site-determining protein MinC, giving the protein MTNFLDDELSSNRKTGEHIMDLPGSISGLEQDIAPSNSKIVTARGTEEGLVLRIDGRANWDNILSEVRSFLGERKRFLEGGEIGIEWLDRLPTKEQSSHLESLLREQCGVEIAGRKKKSPKLTLTSGKSSRQADEHAEVNLALEKKVKSDNFFDEAKGVENPISMLEPFGIYPRGSVHNQDSSLSAEIQVSSQSQGRGVMDAESLKRVTDLLGEEELFEEDANARIVYGMLRSGQRIETPYTLVIIGDVNPGADIVAGGDIIVFGSLRGTAHASAYDDDCLNRVIIALSMQPMQLRIGSVISRGNGERGRGAEIARIEDRRIVVEAFNSRVFSLRS; this is encoded by the coding sequence GTGACTAATTTTCTAGACGACGAGTTGAGTTCTAACAGAAAGACTGGGGAGCACATTATGGATTTGCCTGGAAGTATCTCTGGTTTGGAGCAGGATATTGCTCCTTCGAACTCAAAAATAGTTACTGCTCGTGGGACAGAAGAGGGTTTGGTTTTACGCATTGACGGTCGGGCTAATTGGGATAATATTTTGTCAGAAGTAAGATCCTTTTTGGGCGAGCGGAAGCGCTTTTTGGAAGGTGGGGAGATAGGGATTGAATGGCTCGATCGCTTGCCGACTAAGGAGCAAAGTTCTCATCTTGAAAGCCTTTTGAGAGAGCAATGCGGAGTAGAAATTGCCGGTCGAAAGAAAAAGTCGCCAAAGCTTACACTTACATCTGGGAAGAGTTCGCGACAGGCAGATGAGCACGCAGAAGTTAATCTCGCGCTAGAGAAAAAAGTTAAATCGGATAATTTTTTTGATGAAGCTAAAGGTGTCGAAAATCCTATATCGATGCTGGAACCTTTTGGTATCTATCCCAGAGGAAGTGTTCATAACCAGGACTCGAGCTTAAGTGCCGAAATACAGGTGTCGTCTCAGTCTCAAGGTCGCGGTGTAATGGATGCTGAAAGTTTAAAACGCGTTACTGATCTGTTAGGGGAGGAAGAGTTATTTGAGGAGGATGCCAACGCTCGAATTGTATATGGCATGCTTAGATCTGGCCAGCGCATAGAAACTCCATACACCTTAGTGATTATTGGGGATGTTAATCCAGGTGCAGATATTGTTGCGGGAGGCGATATAATAGTTTTTGGCAGCTTGCGCGGCACTGCGCACGCCTCAGCTTATGACGACGATTGTTTAAACAGAGTAATAATTGCGCTGTCGATGCAGCCCATGCAGCTTAGAATCGGTTCGGTGATTTCTAGAGGGAATGGAGAGCGGGGAAGAGGAGCTGAGATTGCGCGAATAGAGGATCGTCGCATTGTGGTAGAGGCGTTTAATTCGAGAGTATTTTCGCTAAGAAGTTAG